The Brevibacillus brevis genome contains a region encoding:
- a CDS encoding GNAT family N-acetyltransferase, producing MNQAFSIERVPFEQKHALKQLLELYTYDFTEFEPFEVDDDGLFGYDYFDKYWIEPERHPFFIKVNGKLAGFVLVRMLTGTDSDFPTLHSIAEFFIMKRHRRLGIGKAVSHQIFKMFPGAWEVFQLENNVPAIGFWRASIRDYTANHYQERQEDGKVIQTFMSRP from the coding sequence GTGAATCAAGCATTCTCGATAGAACGGGTTCCTTTTGAACAGAAACACGCTCTCAAGCAACTGTTGGAGCTGTATACGTACGACTTCACTGAGTTTGAGCCTTTCGAAGTAGATGATGACGGCTTGTTTGGCTATGACTACTTTGACAAGTATTGGATCGAGCCAGAACGCCATCCCTTTTTCATCAAGGTAAATGGTAAGCTGGCCGGGTTTGTCCTCGTCCGCATGCTCACAGGCACTGATTCAGATTTTCCAACACTTCACTCCATTGCTGAATTTTTTATCATGAAGCGCCACCGTCGACTGGGGATCGGAAAAGCGGTCTCCCATCAAATCTTCAAAATGTTCCCGGGTGCCTGGGAAGTCTTTCAATTGGAAAACAACGTTCCTGCCATCGGCTTTTGGCGTGCCAGCATCCGCGACTACACAGCCAATCACTATCAAGAGCGTCAAGAGGATGGCAAAGTCATACAAACGTTCATGTCGAGACCATAG
- a CDS encoding response regulator transcription factor, translated as MEKEARILLVDDEEAILQMLQTVLKKEGFVQIDTCTTAAEAIRLVEEKTYDLLILDVMLPDKNGFELCGAVRQRTKAPIFFLTAKGTDFDKLSGFAYGADDYITKPFHPLEVVARMKAHLRRTLGGSAPAQEEKRFDFGRFQVNVEAAELFVNGERVDCPAQVFSLLVFFCQNRNRVFTKEQIYDHVWKDEYGMFDENTVMVHIHKLRQRIEENPGQPKLLVTVRGLGYKLVSPARQS; from the coding sequence GAAGCGATTTTGCAGATGCTCCAAACAGTGCTGAAAAAGGAAGGCTTTGTCCAGATCGATACATGTACGACAGCAGCAGAGGCGATTCGTCTCGTGGAGGAGAAGACATACGACTTGTTGATTCTGGATGTCATGCTGCCTGATAAAAATGGATTTGAGCTGTGCGGAGCAGTACGCCAGCGAACGAAGGCACCGATCTTTTTTCTGACAGCAAAGGGCACGGATTTTGATAAATTAAGCGGATTTGCTTATGGAGCGGATGATTACATTACGAAGCCGTTTCATCCACTAGAGGTCGTTGCCAGGATGAAGGCTCATCTGCGCAGAACCTTGGGGGGATCTGCTCCAGCCCAGGAAGAAAAGCGCTTTGATTTTGGACGTTTTCAAGTAAATGTGGAGGCAGCCGAGCTGTTCGTGAATGGAGAGCGAGTGGACTGCCCGGCGCAAGTATTTTCATTGCTCGTGTTTTTCTGCCAGAATCGGAACCGGGTATTTACGAAAGAACAAATTTACGATCACGTATGGAAAGACGAGTACGGGATGTTTGATGAAAATACAGTCATGGTGCACATTCACAAGCTGCGTCAGCGCATAGAAGAAAATCCGGGACAGCCAAAGCTCCTGGTCACGGTGAGAGGGCTGGGCTACAAGCTGGTTAGTCCGGCAAGACAGTCATGA
- a CDS encoding sensor histidine kinase → MNLRNKLIFQYVRQLFGFLLVLLLFLIIAMLGLGWRIMNEQLSTDLSRLEASDLTLKVDYEGERIHVDPEIEKSVARHQGWLQIIDKHGKILYNYRTPADVPSQFGPGEWISYVEDRDASPYHITHWVINQFDENMIILYGTPAPEKEMMQRLIAAKTGTSKETWDELNKSFSQEEAWYVVYDRTGKLILQWNRPNASAQLDMTEALQNGETAKNVPVRTTSRYDTKSDMTYIVGTPNPTYQSGVQETSEDALVKETFLHIGILLILAVLFAGSRYAWRVGKPLLHMVNWLERLAQGRYEEPIGKKGKPIGRNWRGKEKKSFRVFKDVFDALRHLSETLRSNEKLQQEIEQTREEWITGLSHDLKTPLSSIYGYATFLESEQYEWDRKEVSEFGKTIREKSDYMNGLIEDLNLTYRLKNQALPMVKQPVAIVETIRRIVVDMVNDPSSSLHDIEFSANVQSITAEVDPIWFRRIIVNILTNAIKYTPAGTHVLVEVQSIAADQFVVKIADNGPGMDETTLANLFERYYRGGHTGENTSGTGLGMAIAKQLVLAHGGEITVDSKLGSGTVVVMTFPAVTS, encoded by the coding sequence ATGAATTTGCGGAACAAGCTGATCTTTCAATATGTCCGGCAACTGTTCGGGTTTCTCCTCGTCTTGCTGCTATTTCTGATTATCGCGATGCTGGGGTTAGGCTGGCGCATAATGAACGAGCAGTTGTCCACCGATTTGTCCAGGCTGGAAGCGTCTGATTTGACATTGAAGGTGGATTACGAGGGGGAGCGCATTCACGTCGATCCGGAAATCGAGAAGAGCGTGGCGAGACATCAAGGCTGGTTGCAGATTATCGACAAGCACGGAAAAATCCTGTACAACTATCGGACACCTGCTGACGTTCCCAGTCAATTTGGGCCAGGAGAGTGGATTAGTTATGTAGAAGATCGTGATGCTTCTCCCTATCACATCACGCACTGGGTTATAAATCAATTTGACGAAAACATGATCATCCTCTATGGAACACCGGCTCCAGAAAAAGAGATGATGCAGCGCCTGATCGCAGCAAAAACGGGAACGAGCAAGGAGACATGGGACGAGTTGAACAAAAGCTTTTCCCAAGAAGAGGCATGGTACGTGGTATACGATCGTACGGGGAAGCTCATCCTTCAATGGAATCGCCCGAACGCTTCTGCCCAGTTAGACATGACGGAAGCTCTTCAGAACGGCGAGACAGCAAAAAATGTTCCTGTCCGCACCACGAGCCGATATGACACGAAGAGTGACATGACGTACATAGTGGGCACTCCGAATCCAACCTATCAGTCTGGTGTCCAAGAAACGTCTGAGGATGCCTTGGTCAAGGAAACGTTCCTTCACATTGGTATTCTTTTGATCCTGGCTGTTCTATTCGCAGGCAGCAGGTATGCGTGGCGGGTAGGCAAGCCGCTCTTGCACATGGTGAATTGGCTGGAAAGACTGGCCCAAGGCCGCTATGAAGAGCCCATCGGGAAAAAAGGGAAACCAATCGGAAGGAATTGGCGAGGGAAAGAAAAGAAGTCATTTCGTGTGTTCAAGGATGTGTTTGACGCGCTCCGGCATTTGAGTGAAACTTTGCGTTCCAATGAAAAGCTTCAGCAAGAGATCGAGCAGACGCGAGAGGAATGGATTACCGGGCTCTCCCATGATCTCAAGACACCGCTGAGCTCGATTTACGGTTATGCTACCTTTTTGGAGTCCGAACAGTATGAGTGGGACAGAAAAGAAGTCAGCGAATTTGGGAAAACGATACGGGAAAAGTCAGACTACATGAACGGGCTGATTGAGGATTTGAATTTGACCTATCGACTCAAGAACCAAGCTTTGCCGATGGTCAAACAACCTGTCGCGATCGTAGAAACCATACGCAGGATTGTGGTGGATATGGTGAACGATCCGAGCTCGTCTTTGCATGACATCGAATTTTCGGCGAATGTCCAATCGATAACGGCCGAGGTTGATCCAATCTGGTTTCGCCGCATCATCGTCAACATTTTGACAAACGCGATCAAATATACCCCGGCAGGTACACATGTGCTCGTAGAGGTACAGTCGATTGCAGCCGATCAGTTTGTGGTCAAAATTGCGGACAATGGTCCGGGCATGGATGAGACGACACTGGCCAATCTGTTCGAAAGATACTACCGAGGTGGGCATACAGGAGAGAATACCAGTGGAACGGGACTGGGCATGGCGATAGCCAAGCAGCTCGTCTTGGCTCACGGGGGTGAGATTACGGTGGACAGCAAGCTGGGTAGCGGAACTGTTGTCGTGATGACCTTTCCTGCGGTTACCAGCTAG